In Campylobacter showae CSUNSWCD, one genomic interval encodes:
- a CDS encoding ATP phosphoribosyltransferase regulatory subunit codes for MSEFDASVYEHEIPSGTRLYFGQSAKLKRKIERAASEILEKNGFHEIVTPFFSYHQHLSVQPTALVRFSDHENHQISLRADSTVDVVRIVLRRLKDTEPKRWFYIQPVFKYPSTEIYQIGAELIGESDLATSVKIAKELFESFDLAPVLQISHIAIPQIVCRLLNLPISIFEHGEIEKILNQNEEWLKRLAFVNTVASIDEILPVVPDEIKTALLEIKELAQAVKYENLRIVPLYYSKMRYYGKLFFRFLGGNAVLSGGGNYEIEGIKSSGFGVYTDALIENLDQKEIV; via the coding sequence GTGAGCGAATTTGACGCGAGCGTTTACGAGCACGAAATACCAAGCGGCACGAGGCTGTATTTCGGACAAAGCGCGAAACTAAAAAGAAAGATCGAGCGCGCGGCGAGCGAAATTTTGGAGAAAAACGGATTTCACGAGATCGTGACGCCATTTTTCTCGTATCATCAGCACCTAAGCGTGCAGCCCACGGCTCTGGTGCGCTTTAGCGATCACGAAAATCACCAAATCAGCCTGCGCGCCGATAGCACCGTGGACGTCGTACGCATCGTGCTTAGACGCCTAAAAGATACCGAACCTAAACGCTGGTTTTACATCCAGCCGGTTTTTAAGTATCCTAGTACTGAAATCTATCAAATCGGCGCAGAGCTAATCGGCGAGAGCGATCTGGCTACTAGCGTCAAGATCGCAAAGGAGCTTTTTGAGTCGTTTGACCTCGCGCCCGTGCTGCAAATCAGCCACATCGCGATCCCGCAGATCGTGTGCAGGCTCTTAAATTTACCTATTTCGATATTTGAGCACGGCGAGATCGAAAAAATCCTAAATCAAAACGAAGAGTGGCTAAAAAGGCTAGCCTTCGTAAATACGGTAGCAAGCATCGACGAGATCTTGCCGGTAGTGCCGGACGAGATAAAAACTGCGCTACTTGAGATAAAAGAGCTGGCGCAGGCGGTAAAATATGAAAATTTAAGAATTGTTCCGTTATATTATTCAAAGATGAGGTATTATGGTAAGCTGTTTTTTAGATTTTTGGGCGGCAACGCCGTGCTAAGCGGCGGCGGCAACTACGAGATAGAAGGCATCAAAAGCAGCGGTTTTGGCGTATATACCGACGCGTTAATCGAAAATTTAGATCAAAAGGAGATAGTATGA
- a CDS encoding adenylosuccinate synthase — MSKADVIVGVQWGDEGKGKIVDMLSGGYDMVCRCQGGHNAGHTIVVEGKKIALHQVPSGILHKNIINIIGNGVVLCPAAIIEELKQFGDVSGRLFISDKAHLNLSYHAQIDQAKEKAKGAHAIGTTGKGIGPAYSDKISRSGHRVGELKNPEKLCDAILADFAANKAFLDVLGVKAPVRDELLGELKSYEAALGKFIVDTTHMVWEAIDADKKILLEGAQGTLLDIDHGTYPFVTSSNTVTAGSCSGIGLSPKNVGEVIGIIKAYTTRVGNGAFPTEDMGEDGEKIRDIGREYGATTGRPRRTGWFDAVGVRYAARLDGVDKFALMKLDVLDGFKKVKICKAYEKNGKIIEYFPSDLEGVKPVYEELDGWDKVEGARKFEDLPANAKAFIKRIEEITGVKVGIVSTSPEREDTIVR; from the coding sequence ATGAGCAAGGCTGACGTGATTGTAGGCGTACAGTGGGGAGACGAAGGCAAAGGTAAGATCGTAGATATGCTAAGCGGCGGCTACGATATGGTGTGCAGGTGCCAAGGCGGACACAACGCGGGCCACACGATCGTCGTAGAGGGCAAGAAAATCGCGTTGCATCAGGTTCCATCGGGCATACTTCATAAAAATATAATCAACATCATCGGCAACGGCGTCGTGCTCTGTCCGGCCGCGATAATCGAGGAGTTAAAGCAGTTTGGAGACGTTTCGGGACGGCTGTTTATCAGCGACAAGGCGCATTTAAATTTATCTTATCACGCGCAAATCGACCAAGCTAAAGAAAAAGCCAAAGGCGCGCACGCTATCGGCACGACTGGCAAGGGCATAGGGCCTGCGTATAGCGATAAAATTAGCCGCAGCGGACACCGCGTCGGGGAGCTAAAAAATCCCGAAAAGCTTTGCGACGCTATTTTGGCTGATTTTGCGGCAAATAAAGCGTTTTTAGACGTTTTAGGCGTCAAAGCGCCTGTTCGCGATGAGCTTTTGGGCGAGCTAAAGAGCTATGAGGCCGCGCTGGGTAAATTTATCGTTGACACCACGCATATGGTGTGGGAGGCGATAGACGCGGATAAGAAAATTTTGCTCGAGGGCGCGCAGGGCACGCTGCTAGACATCGATCACGGCACCTATCCTTTCGTAACTAGCTCAAACACCGTAACCGCAGGCAGCTGCAGCGGCATCGGACTAAGCCCTAAAAACGTCGGCGAGGTGATCGGTATCATCAAAGCCTATACTACGCGCGTTGGCAACGGCGCATTTCCGACCGAAGATATGGGCGAGGACGGCGAAAAGATACGCGATATCGGACGCGAATACGGCGCTACCACGGGCAGGCCGCGCCGCACTGGCTGGTTTGACGCGGTTGGCGTGAGATATGCGGCGAGACTTGACGGCGTGGATAAATTTGCGCTGATGAAGCTTGATGTTTTAGACGGCTTTAAAAAGGTAAAAATCTGCAAAGCCTATGAGAAAAACGGCAAGATAATCGAGTATTTCCCAAGCGATCTAGAGGGCGTAAAACCGGTCTATGAGGAGCTTGATGGCTGGGATAAGGTAGAAGGGGCGCGTAAATTTGAGGATCTTCCTGCAAATGCAAAAGCCTTTATCAAACGCATCGAGGAGATCACGGGCGTAAAGGTCGGCATCGTTTCCACGAGCCCGGAGCGCGAAGACACGATAGTTCGTTAA
- a CDS encoding flagellar export protein FliJ: MKSKFTQIVNIKKRNLDKIELNLARTRNEAAMIEGFIAQAAEQISKFEMPSSGSATDLRGSLELLGAMRREKNLLTERLELMKKNIAHLEWQHKAANLEYEKMKYLQTQDFSAQIEKIKKAEAAALDEFATMNFTRQKEAKA; this comes from the coding sequence ATGAAAAGCAAATTTACGCAAATCGTAAATATAAAAAAGCGAAATTTAGACAAAATCGAGCTAAATTTAGCAAGAACCAGAAACGAAGCGGCGATGATAGAGGGCTTCATAGCGCAGGCCGCGGAGCAAATTTCAAAATTTGAAATGCCCTCCAGCGGCTCTGCGACCGATTTGCGTGGATCGCTCGAGCTTCTGGGTGCGATGCGGCGAGAAAAGAATCTGCTAACCGAGCGGCTCGAGCTAATGAAAAAAAACATCGCGCACCTCGAGTGGCAGCACAAGGCGGCAAATTTGGAGTACGAAAAGATGAAATACCTGCAAACGCAGGACTTTAGCGCGCAAATAGAAAAGATAAAAAAGGCCGAAGCAGCGGCTCTGGACGAGTTTGCGACGATGAATTTTACTAGGCAAAAAGAGGCGAAAGCTTGA
- a CDS encoding MotE family protein — protein sequence MKKILILLTLNLCVWGANDVNAQSASQSGFKIPVDCVSIFETRKDELKRELAKIDEARQSLEAFRASSAALFEERNAKLAVKEAEINATLARAQEEKKQTEQLLKKNEEIVKELKAMTSDKVGEAYGKMKDQAAADVLSAMDRADAASIMYSLSPKKISAIMAKMEPTAASEITLLIKQGPPFIKAEKNVTQEISPTSPDGPAGNLLNL from the coding sequence TTGAAAAAAATTTTGATTTTACTAACTTTAAATTTATGCGTTTGGGGCGCAAACGACGTAAACGCTCAAAGCGCGAGCCAAAGCGGCTTTAAGATCCCGGTGGACTGCGTTTCGATATTTGAAACCAGAAAAGACGAGCTAAAAAGAGAGCTTGCCAAAATAGACGAAGCAAGGCAGAGTTTGGAGGCTTTTAGAGCGAGTTCGGCGGCGCTTTTTGAGGAGCGAAACGCCAAGCTAGCCGTCAAAGAGGCCGAGATAAACGCAACTCTAGCCCGCGCGCAAGAGGAAAAAAAGCAAACCGAGCAGCTGCTAAAGAAAAACGAGGAAATCGTAAAAGAGCTAAAAGCGATGACTAGCGACAAGGTCGGCGAGGCTTACGGCAAGATGAAAGACCAGGCCGCCGCCGACGTGCTAAGCGCGATGGATAGGGCGGATGCGGCTAGCATCATGTACTCGCTAAGCCCTAAAAAAATCTCCGCGATAATGGCAAAAATGGAGCCTACCGCGGCGTCTGAAATCACGCTTTTAATCAAACAAGGCCCGCCATTTATAAAAGCCGAAAAAAACGTAACACAGGAAATCTCTCCGACTTCGCCCGACGGCCCGGCGGGAAATCTGCTAAATTTGTAA
- a CDS encoding DUF507 family protein, translating into MRIKLPHTPYIAHKIAIDLLKSGFVNLTRGVEPVAACAKEILDNDLQKEKALEERVNEVLAENEDDMESMQVDRKNMFWLVKKKLAKEYGVILTYEDRFSNVAHLVLEGAWKKGLIDYTVSENRIKNIIYGSIEEYLKTYEILQDVVIDKIDGYKRKLIPGTEEYDIVFERLYEDELRKRGML; encoded by the coding sequence ATGCGTATAAAACTCCCACACACACCCTACATCGCGCACAAAATCGCTATTGATTTATTAAAGTCCGGATTCGTAAATTTAACGCGCGGAGTAGAGCCCGTAGCGGCATGTGCGAAAGAAATTTTAGATAACGATTTACAAAAAGAAAAAGCGCTTGAAGAGCGCGTAAATGAGGTGCTCGCCGAGAATGAAGACGATATGGAGAGCATGCAAGTCGATAGAAAAAATATGTTTTGGCTCGTAAAAAAGAAGCTGGCTAAAGAGTACGGCGTGATCCTGACATATGAAGACCGCTTTAGCAACGTCGCTCATCTCGTGCTTGAGGGCGCTTGGAAAAAGGGACTCATCGACTACACTGTCTCCGAAAACCGTATCAAAAACATCATCTATGGCTCGATCGAAGAGTATCTAAAAACGTATGAAATTTTACAAGACGTGGTCATCGACAAGATCGACGGCTACAAGCGCAAACTAATCCCGGGCACCGAGGAGTACGACATCGTATTTGAGCGGCTCTACGAGGACGAACTAAGAAAACGAGGCATGCTGTGA
- the carA gene encoding glutamine-hydrolyzing carbamoyl-phosphate synthase small subunit has protein sequence MRAYIYLENGVFLQAKAFGASGTASGEMVFNTSLTGYQEIMSDPSYAGQFIVFTMPEIGIVGVNEDDMESAKIHASGVLMRDFNPTASNFRSQKSLEEFFKEQGKFGVYDIDTRFLTKMLRDNGALHAVISTEISDEKELKKLLENSPRISEINYVAKVSTEQIYAHENGAWDHASKAYSALKANGKKVAVIDYGVKRNILNELCETGLETQIYPHDVQADELIAKFNKGEINGVFLSNGPGEPKALKNEIAQIKKLIEARVPIFGICLGHQLLSNAFGFETYKLKFGQHGANHPVLNLQTKAVEITAQNHNYNVPEEIAQVAEITHRNLFDGTIEGVKYKDYPVFSVQHHPEASGGPSESKYIFKQFLEIL, from the coding sequence GTGAGAGCTTATATCTACCTTGAAAACGGCGTTTTTTTACAGGCGAAGGCATTTGGCGCGAGCGGTACGGCTAGCGGAGAAATGGTCTTTAATACGAGTCTAACGGGCTATCAGGAGATCATGAGCGATCCTAGTTATGCGGGGCAGTTTATTGTTTTTACGATGCCTGAGATCGGCATAGTGGGCGTAAACGAAGACGATATGGAGAGTGCGAAAATCCACGCTAGCGGCGTTTTGATGCGGGATTTTAATCCTACTGCGTCAAATTTCCGCTCGCAAAAAAGCTTGGAAGAGTTTTTCAAAGAGCAAGGTAAATTCGGCGTTTACGACATCGACACGAGATTTTTAACCAAGATGCTACGCGATAACGGCGCGCTACACGCTGTGATCTCGACTGAAATTTCAGACGAAAAAGAGCTAAAAAAACTGCTCGAAAACTCGCCTAGAATCTCGGAGATAAACTACGTCGCAAAGGTAAGTACCGAGCAAATTTACGCTCACGAAAACGGCGCTTGGGATCACGCGAGCAAAGCCTACTCCGCGCTAAAAGCAAACGGCAAAAAGGTCGCCGTCATCGACTACGGCGTGAAGCGAAACATCCTAAACGAGCTTTGCGAAACCGGCCTTGAGACGCAAATTTACCCTCACGACGTGCAAGCAGACGAGCTCATCGCTAAATTTAACAAAGGCGAGATAAACGGCGTGTTTCTCTCAAACGGCCCGGGCGAACCCAAAGCCCTAAAAAACGAGATCGCGCAGATAAAAAAACTGATCGAAGCGAGGGTGCCGATTTTTGGTATTTGCCTAGGCCATCAGCTGCTTAGCAACGCGTTTGGCTTTGAGACGTACAAGCTAAAATTCGGTCAGCACGGCGCAAATCATCCGGTTTTAAATTTGCAAACCAAAGCAGTCGAGATAACGGCGCAAAACCACAACTACAACGTTCCCGAGGAGATCGCGCAGGTCGCCGAGATCACGCATAGAAATCTTTTCGACGGCACGATCGAGGGCGTGAAATACAAGGATTATCCGGTATTTTCGGTGCAGCATCACCCCGAAGCTAGCGGCGGACCGAGCGAGAGCAAATATATCTTTAAACAATTTTTAGAAATTTTATAG
- a CDS encoding sulfite exporter TauE/SafE family protein → MSGAEFVSILSVAALSSVGHCAGMCGGFAILLARFLNGKGKIFSAAMIAGYNLARICAYMLLGFIFGSLGGVFTLSLAARGYLFFAIGVFMAVLGVALIRRGAVLNFIEKNAFLSKILNEKMKAAIAKNSVIGFLTLGFLNGLLPCGVVYYFLALAVASGSGAKGAAIAATFGAVSFFAMSFYALVLKAVSEKFKKQALDLSGAAIIIYGIYLSFIGFTASNG, encoded by the coding sequence ATGAGCGGCGCGGAGTTTGTTTCGATTTTGAGCGTCGCGGCGCTTAGCTCGGTGGGCCACTGCGCGGGTATGTGCGGCGGTTTTGCTATCTTGCTCGCGCGGTTTTTGAATGGCAAAGGTAAAATTTTTAGCGCGGCGATGATAGCGGGGTACAACCTAGCTAGAATTTGCGCTTATATGCTACTTGGCTTTATTTTCGGGTCGCTTGGCGGCGTTTTTACGCTATCTCTTGCGGCGCGAGGCTACCTATTTTTTGCTATCGGCGTTTTTATGGCGGTTTTGGGCGTTGCGCTCATTAGGCGCGGAGCGGTGTTAAATTTCATCGAGAAAAACGCATTTTTATCCAAAATTTTAAACGAAAAAATGAAAGCCGCCATCGCGAAAAATAGCGTGATCGGGTTTTTGACGCTCGGGTTTTTAAACGGGCTGCTGCCGTGCGGAGTGGTTTACTATTTTTTAGCTTTAGCAGTAGCTAGCGGCAGCGGGGCAAAGGGTGCGGCGATCGCGGCTACGTTTGGCGCGGTTAGTTTTTTTGCGATGAGTTTTTACGCGCTGGTTTTAAAGGCCGTGAGCGAAAAATTTAAAAAACAGGCTCTAGATTTAAGCGGCGCGGCGATAATAATTTACGGAATTTATCTATCTTTTATAGGATTTACGGCGAGCAATGGATGA
- a CDS encoding PAS domain-containing sensor histidine kinase — translation MDDIKERFRQYQEAIETSNIVSKTDTNGTITFVNDEFCKMSGFSREELIGANHNIVRHPEVPKEVFARLWDTILAKKVHKGTIRNRTKDGRDVYLNTTIIPILDLSGQIEEFLAIRYDVTDVINLNNELEKTKKELLNLNESLENRVAKQTAKLVNLNQNLENLVKAEIKKNEEKTKMLFLQSRLASMGEMIANIAHQWRQPLNELSITLFKLKESVKSNEKFETNYEHAKRVIKGMSQTIEDFRNFFSVERERGLFFPSAAVENALKMVQGTYEKEGIDVNLELKSEGQIYGFESQLCQAVIILLSNAKDALANKKDDKKVTLTLETKDKFAIIRVTDNAGGIKDEIMDKIFEPYFTTKHPSAGTGIGLYMLKSIAKNHGGSAGAKNVKFGAEFEIKLPLKDEK, via the coding sequence ATGGATGATATCAAAGAAAGATTTAGGCAGTATCAAGAGGCTATCGAGACTAGCAATATAGTCTCAAAGACCGACACAAACGGCACTATTACCTTCGTAAACGACGAGTTTTGTAAGATGTCAGGCTTTTCGCGCGAGGAGCTAATCGGCGCAAATCACAACATCGTGCGCCATCCCGAGGTGCCAAAGGAGGTTTTTGCACGGCTTTGGGATACGATTTTAGCCAAAAAAGTACACAAAGGCACGATAAGAAATCGCACCAAAGACGGCCGCGATGTCTATCTAAACACGACTATCATCCCGATTTTGGATTTAAGCGGGCAGATCGAGGAGTTTCTTGCGATTAGATACGATGTAACGGACGTGATAAATTTAAACAACGAGCTTGAAAAGACGAAAAAAGAGCTGCTAAATTTAAACGAAAGTCTCGAAAATAGGGTCGCCAAGCAGACGGCCAAGCTCGTAAATTTAAACCAAAATCTAGAAAATTTGGTGAAAGCCGAGATAAAGAAAAACGAGGAAAAGACCAAAATGCTCTTTTTGCAGTCGCGTCTAGCTTCGATGGGCGAGATGATCGCAAACATCGCTCACCAGTGGCGCCAACCGCTAAACGAGCTTAGTATCACGCTTTTTAAACTAAAAGAGAGCGTGAAGTCAAACGAGAAATTTGAAACCAACTACGAGCACGCAAAACGTGTGATAAAGGGCATGTCGCAGACGATCGAGGACTTTAGAAACTTCTTTAGCGTCGAGCGCGAGAGGGGGCTTTTCTTTCCTTCGGCTGCGGTAGAAAACGCGCTAAAAATGGTACAGGGAACCTACGAAAAAGAGGGCATAGACGTAAATTTGGAGCTAAAAAGCGAAGGTCAAATTTACGGCTTTGAGTCGCAGCTTTGTCAGGCCGTAATCATACTGCTTTCTAACGCCAAAGATGCGCTGGCAAATAAAAAAGACGATAAAAAAGTAACGCTAACGTTAGAAACAAAGGATAAATTTGCTATCATAAGAGTAACGGATAACGCCGGCGGTATAAAAGACGAGATAATGGACAAGATTTTTGAGCCGTATTTCACCACGAAGCACCCGAGCGCGGGTACGGGCATCGGTCTATATATGTTAAAAAGCATAGCCAAAAATCACGGCGGAAGTGCCGGCGCTAAAAACGTAAAATTTGGAGCGGAATTTGAGATAAAGTTGCCGCTAAAGGATGAAAAATGA
- a CDS encoding response regulator transcription factor, with product MKNFKELTLLLVEDEDSIRESMQEVFGGVFQKVISASNGDEGLKKFKKFSPDIVIADIMMPIMDGLEMSRQIKEFSKNTPVVILSAYSEKEKLLKAIEVGIDKYVIKPIDMDELFVVLEQIVKTKIIGADIIDISGGYSFNQTKKVLVKNGVEIALTKKELAFISLLVKRIGTLVLTEEIRNVVWFGEKVNDPAVRTFIKRIRDKVGAGLIKNSPGLGYKIELKK from the coding sequence ATGAAAAATTTTAAAGAGCTAACGCTGCTGCTAGTCGAGGACGAGGATAGCATAAGGGAGTCTATGCAAGAGGTTTTCGGCGGCGTATTTCAAAAGGTCATTTCGGCCTCAAACGGCGACGAAGGACTTAAGAAATTTAAAAAATTTAGCCCCGACATCGTGATAGCTGATATCATGATGCCTATCATGGACGGACTTGAGATGTCAAGGCAGATAAAAGAATTCTCAAAAAACACGCCAGTAGTGATCCTAAGCGCATATAGTGAAAAGGAAAAACTGCTAAAAGCTATCGAAGTAGGCATCGATAAATACGTGATCAAGCCTATCGACATGGACGAGCTTTTTGTCGTGCTGGAGCAGATCGTAAAAACTAAAATCATAGGCGCCGATATCATCGATATTTCGGGCGGGTATTCGTTTAATCAAACCAAAAAAGTGCTCGTAAAAAACGGAGTCGAGATCGCGCTAACCAAAAAAGAGCTGGCCTTTATCTCTCTTTTAGTTAAACGCATCGGCACTCTAGTTTTAACCGAGGAGATCAGAAACGTGGTATGGTTTGGTGAAAAGGTAAACGATCCGGCCGTTAGGACATTTATCAAGCGAATACGTGATAAAGTGGGCGCCGGACTCATAAAAAACTCGCCAGGACTTGGCTATAAAATCGAGCTTAAAAAGTAA